The genome window AACAAGGAGGTAACAACTATGGCTGATAAATCTTTCAACGCTTTTAAAATGGCTCAGCAACAGTTCGATAACGTTGCCGAAAAATTGGATCTGGACCAGGCGACCAGAGACTTGCTCAGAAACCCTTTAAGAGAATATCATTTCGCAATCCCGGTCAAAATGGATGACGGAACTGTTAAAATCTTTCAAGGTTTTCGCGTCCAGCACAACGACTCGCGCGGCCCCTGCAAGGGCGGCATCCGCTTCCATCCCCAGGAAACCATCGACACGGTCAAGGCGCTGGCCACCTGGATGACCTGGAAGTGCGCCGTGGTCGATATTCCCCTGGGCGGCGGCAAGGGCGGCGTCATCTGCGATCCCCACAACCTGTCGATGAAGGAGCAGGAGCAGATCTGCCGCGGCTGGGTCCGCCAGGTCGTGCGCAACGTGGGCCCGCTGCAGGATGTCCCCGCGCCCGACGTCATGACCAACGCCCAGCACATGATCTGGATGATGGACGAGTACGAAAAGCTGAGCGGCGGCAAGTACCCCGGCTTCATCACCGGCAAGCCGGTCGGCATGGGCGGTTCGCTGGGCCGGACCGAGGCCACCGGCTACGGGGCCGTTTACACCCTGCGCGAAGCCCTGAACGAGATGGGCATCGACATCAAGAAAACCAGCGCCGCTTTCCAGGGATTCGGAAACGTTTCGCAATACGCCGTCAAATTGTACCAGGAATACGGCGGCAAGGCGGTGTGCGTGTCCTATTGGGACCAAAAGGAAAACAAGTCCCATACCGTGATCAAGAAGAGCGGCATCAACCTGGAGGAATTGCTCGGCATCACCGACAAGTTCGGCGGCATCGACAAAGCCAAAGCCAAAAACCTAGGCTATGAAATCGGCGACGCCGAAGCCTGGATCCAGCAGGAGGTCGACATCCTCGTCCCGGCCGCCCTGGAAAACCAGGTCAACGCCAACACCGTCGAGAAGATTTCCGCCAAGGTGAAGATCGTTCTCGAAGGCGCCAACGGCCCGACCACCCCCGAGGCCGACGAGGTCTTTAAGAAGAAGAACATCTTCGTCATCCCCGATTTCCTGGCCAACGCCGGCGGGGTCACCTGCAGCTATTTCGAGCAGGTCCAGTGCAACATGAATTACTTCTGGACCAAGGAGGAGGTGCTGAGCAAGCTCGACAACATCATGACCTCGGCCTTCCATGCCGTCTACGCCTTGGCCAAGCAGAAGAAAGTATATATGCGCGACGCCGCTTACATGATCGCCGTTTCGCGCGTGGCCGAAGCCTGCAAATGGCGCGGCTGGGTATAAGCAGCACAAAAACCAATGGGGGATGTCTGGGCATCCCCCATTTTTTTCGAGCCTTATAGCAAATTCTAAAATTTGTTAGCTTTTTAAAACAAATTTTGAATTTGCTATCTAAGGCTCTTATCCAGCTATGCTGGGTTAGGGGGAAAAATGGAGCCAAGTAAAACGAACCCGCCGCAAAACGCCATTGACAAATTGCTGCATGACATGCGCGAACGGGCCAAGGAGCTGAACTGCCTTTACCAGGTCGAAGAGATCCTCAGCAAAACATCCCATGCCTCCCTGAAAGAAACTTTAACAAGCATCATTCAGACCATCCCGTCCGGATACCAGTTCCCCGAAATTTGCCAGACGCAAATTATTTATGAGAACTCCACCTATAAAAGTCCCGGTTTCATTCCTTCCACCCGCATCCAAACCGCGACGATCACCGTCGACGGCAAAGCCGTCGGCAGCATCGAGGTATCCTACGCCAAGGAAGTGCCGAAATCGGAAAACAGCTATTTTTTAAAGGATGAGCAGAAATTACTTGATACGATTGCGGAGCGCATCGGCCGCTCGATCATGCATTCCAAGCTGGAGCAGGTATCCAGGGAATGGGAAACAGCCCAAAAAGATCTAAAGGAAAAAAACAAGAAGGAATGGATGGTGGTAACTGACCTGCTGCGCCAAACCGACCAGCACCTTTATATCCACCTGGGCCGTAAAATGATTTATTATTTGTTCTGGAACGGGGTCAAGGAAGCCAAAGAACTATTGAATACCCTCAGCAAAGACCAGGACGATGGGTTTTCAGAGATCGTCAGTGAAGTCAACCGTCCCAGCCTGAAGAAATCACACCTAGAAACCATTACCCTGAGTGACGAAACTTTTAAAATTGCCGCCCAGTATCTTACCGACGAGGAAATACTGGCCCGCCTGCAAAAATGGATCCAGGAGGAAAAAGCCAGTTTTCTGATCCGGACCATCAACAATATCGACCTGCCTTTGGCGGAAATTATCAACGTCATCAACCAGTTCCACTACATCAGCGGCGGCAATTACGATCTTTCGCCGCCGACAGAAAAGGGGCTACGCGTTTCGCTGATCCGCCGTTTTTTTTCCGATCAGCTGGAATTCATCAATATCGCCAAGAACCACATCGAGGTGCGCCATTTTTACGATCTCATTCAAAAAATTATTTACCCGCTCAACGGTTATGGTCGTCTGGGAGGAAAAAGCGCCGGCTTGTTTCTGGCCCAGCAGATATTAAGCAAGCCGGGCGAACATTCCGCCATTCTCGGCAATTTGAAATTCCCGAAAACCTGGTACATCTCCACCGATACGATTCAAAATTTCCTCGATTACAATAACCTTGAGGAAGTGGTCGAACAAAAGTATAAGGAAATCGATCAAATCCGCCTTGAATATCAAAACATAGTCCAACTTTTGAAGAACTCTCATTTTCCGCCCGAAATCATCAAGGGATTGTCGGTCGCGCTCGACGACCTGGGCGACAAACCCCTGATCGTGCGCAGTTCGAGCCTGCTGGAAGACCGCATGGGAACGGCATTTTCCGGAAAATACAAGAGCCTTTTCCTGGCCAACCAGGGCAGCAAGAGCGAAAAACTGGAGGCCTTGACCGACGCCATTGCCGAGGTCTACGCATCCATTTTCGGTCCCGATCCGATCGAATATCGCATGGAAAGGGGGCTCTTGGATTTCCCCGAGGAAATGGGCATCATGATCCAGGAAGTGGTCGGCCAAAAAGTGGGCCATTATTTTTTCCCGGCTTTTGCCGGCGTGGCCTTCAGCAACAATGAATTTCGCTGGTCATCGCGCATAAAAAGGGAAGACGGACTGGCGCGCATCGTCCCTGGCTTGGGCACGCGCGCCGTCGACCGGGTCAGCAACGATTACCCGATCCTGATCTCGCCCGGGATCCCGAATTTACGGGTCAACGTCACCCCCGAGGAGACACTGCGCTATTCCCCGCAAAAAATAGACGTCATCA of Candidatus Aminicenantes bacterium contains these proteins:
- a CDS encoding Glu/Leu/Phe/Val dehydrogenase; the encoded protein is MADKSFNAFKMAQQQFDNVAEKLDLDQATRDLLRNPLREYHFAIPVKMDDGTVKIFQGFRVQHNDSRGPCKGGIRFHPQETIDTVKALATWMTWKCAVVDIPLGGGKGGVICDPHNLSMKEQEQICRGWVRQVVRNVGPLQDVPAPDVMTNAQHMIWMMDEYEKLSGGKYPGFITGKPVGMGGSLGRTEATGYGAVYTLREALNEMGIDIKKTSAAFQGFGNVSQYAVKLYQEYGGKAVCVSYWDQKENKSHTVIKKSGINLEELLGITDKFGGIDKAKAKNLGYEIGDAEAWIQQEVDILVPAALENQVNANTVEKISAKVKIVLEGANGPTTPEADEVFKKKNIFVIPDFLANAGGVTCSYFEQVQCNMNYFWTKEEVLSKLDNIMTSAFHAVYALAKQKKVYMRDAAYMIAVSRVAEACKWRGWV